gctaaaaaaaacatgtccatTGACAACTTTTTGTATGTCtaaaacctacctaactgctagctaatccagagaaaagcaaaggaaaatgcactgtacagtatatgcttcTGGATATTTCCTTTGGTTATAATATTTAGGACTGAGTTGAATGAGTATTACTCAGTAGTGTATCTCACAGAAAAACTGCTACACAAAAATTATTGCTACACAAGGCTGGTTGTGAGGGAAGCATCTGCCTGGTGATAGTCATTGTCTACTGCTTCATTCAGCTAATAATGGCATTTAGAAAAACAGATAGTATTTGCTTTGGGACTGACTCAGAAAATACTGAGTAGAAAGGTAATTATTATTTACCTAATgaccattttaacattttatcagGGTTATTATCAACTGAAGCCAGTTTTtatgtctatactgtatataacctgcctaactgctagttgatccagagcaatgcaaaaaatacaaaaaaaaaaccatctgaagcctctccaatttgcctcagagatagggatgggcggatttgacccgttttgtttcgccaaaaattcgccgccggcgaaatgttgccttacaagtcaatgggcgtcgtttttttggcgaaacaaggtgaaaaaattcacccatccctactcagagaggaaaaaattccttcctgactccaaaatgcaatcggactagtccctggatcttccataactctgtattccctcacttgctaaacatcaTCCAAggttaaagctatctaatgtatcagcctgtactactaattcagggagagaattccatatctttaCAGCTCTCGCTGTATTTAAAACCCTtatatggaacctcctttcttctaatcagaatgggtgccttagagagattattatatgatccccttatatatttatacatagttatcatatcacctcttaagcacctcttctccttATTAAACAGCCCCAGAACACTGGAACTCTATCCACTTTCACATTAGACACACCCAGAGCCTCTAGACTTTTAAAAGATCACTTGAATCCACCTTTTCACTCAAGCCTATAACTTAAGCTCTCAGCAGCTTGATCGCCCACCTAAGCCCCTTACTCTTTGCTCGTAAACACTCCAACTACTGGATTTTATAGTAATATAAACTTACTATTGTTATCCTAATCAACAGTAATTCTACAACCACACTAGTTTCCCTCACAGTATATTTCACTTCTTCTCcctcttagaatgtaagctcttgaaGGCAGGGCCTCCCCCTATTGTCTCCCAACAATATGCATATGTTACTGTGCATCTATTCTTCTGAAATGTCTATTTGTGTAAGAAAACTTTTATGTCTTATATTTACTTTGTAAAACACTGTGAGAGCTAAATCcactatgtaaataataataaaaataataattatgcatATACACAAGCTAACCAATCAAAATTGTCTCTGTCTACTGAATAAGAAAGTGCAGCCCAAATTTTTCCCTCTGCTCTTGGCTCATTGCTGTAATCTGATGGTTGGTTCCTCAAGCAAACATGTGTCTTTTCTTTTCACAACTTTCAAAGCACTATGAAACATTTTGCCCTTTACACATATGTGATAATGATAATACTACTGTAACTGAAGAGGTCACAGCTCATGACTGTAGCATCTGAATCCTAGTGGCATTCTAATAATCCGTGAATCAAAGAGAAAAAGTATGTCCCATAAATTGCACCTTCCTACTGGCTCAATCTGAGAgtccctaataaaataaaacttaacttttacttctAGTGATTCACTTGTATAACttgtgaccctgcacaccactaatTTGTTCCTATATCTCAAACAATGGAAGGTGCTGCCTATTATCTCTTTGACACATTCTAATAATCCAGCAAATCTGCCACtcagaaaaaaaccaaaacaaatgaTACAAGACTGTTTAGTTTTGAAATCATGTAACTTACAGAGCAACCAAGCAAAGATTTACAACTATCCCTAAGCGTATCTTCTCAGCAGCAGCATAGAagacattgagcatgtgcagtgccactgacactgaAAGGAAAGTCTAACAAAATCACAAGATGGCAATCCCCTGTGGACATTTTGgtacattcctgggtgctttggAATTCAAGTTTTGACTATTTCTGGACTTTTGACACTTCCTGAATCTTGACCTTGCTGTTATTCTACCTGCCTTCTGAACATTTGCTGGATTTGGACTACGACTTCCCCTGACCCCTATTTGTACCATgaacttggactttgacccctgggcttcctccttggtcctgactactcccgctgggagccgataggccccctgacagtaagttaggtggaaaaaagacacatgtccatcaatttcaaccttttaactttattttactggtagttgatccagaagaagcctctccattttgcctcagagggggaaataaattccttcctgactcaaaaatggcaattggactagtccctgcatcagcttgtactatgagctatctcccatatccctgtattccctcacttgctaaacaccatccaaccccttattaaagctatctaatgtatcagcctgtacccctgattcagggagacaattccacatcttcacagctctctaataaaaacccttctgaatatttaggcggaacctcttttcttctaatcagaatgggtgatcTTGcgttagctggaaagacctactggtaaataaagcattagagagattattatatgattcccttatatttttatacatagttatcatatcaccccttaagcgcctcttctccagcgtgaacaaccccaatttggccaatctttcttcatagctaagatttgaccagcttagttgcccttctctgtaccctctctaatacaataatgtcctgtttgagtgatggtgaccaaaactgtacggcatattctcgatggggccttaccagtgctctatacagtggaagaataagcccctcctcccgtgactctatgccccttttaatacagctcaataccttattatCCCTTGATTCTGCTGAATTAGCTACAgctaagtttatcatctacaaggactccaaggtccttttccataatggatttgcctagtgcagtcccattaagggtataagtggatattgttacatcccaggtgcaggactttacatttatcaacattgaatctcatttgccacttagctgcccagattgccagtttgtcaagatcctgttgcaagtgccacatcctggatggaattaattgggctgatagttttgtgtcatctgcaaacactgatacattacttacaataccctcccccaagtcattactgaacaagttaaataaaagtggagccaataccgagccctgggggaccccactaagaatcttatttcaagtagagaatgtcccattaacaaccaccctctgtacctgatcctgtagccagttccctatccatgtgcaaacgacttcattaagcccaacagaccttagtttagaaagcagttgtttataGGGCagggtatcaaacgctttggcaaaatccaaatagatcacatcaaaTGTGTCATGAcatgacatgacctatccttcataaagccatgctaattgctgctcataatgccattcactaggacaacattttgaatgttggATAAGATGTTCTAGTTGATGTTATTCCATGAATAGAAAATATCAGTTCtttctacatttttataaatgtatacatttatcaCAAAGCCTTCCCCTTCCTTTTCCTCATAAAAACACTATCCCTATGGAGATAATTGAGCACAGGGGAAGCTCTGTATCTTTATATTGTGGTTGTCTCTACACTTTGGAAGGAAGGATGCTGACACCAGCGCCCTTAGCAATGCAGTTTATAAGTCTCTAATGCTGCTTGCTTACTGCCAGcatcttaaaagagaattcaacccccatggtgataagtccccactggccccccctCTGTTGGCCCCCCTttgctggcccccctccctgcctccccctgcacagtcttacccctgaattctgtcccctctagaaatagtgagcacacatgcagagtgagctcaGCGAACCACACGGGCacaatcttcttctctttggcaaTCTTCGtatcttcttcctccccttcagcaatatacaattttttctgagtttttttcctaaatcatttgattttttttctgtcttttaggACTAATTTCAGCTGACTACAGAAGCTTTCAAATAtcatagggacctctcccatttacttatatacatCCTCAGCAGgactgagatgctggattttttcagactttttacattctcggggcataataaatctcaaaaaattcaagtttttttcccactaaaatttggatttataGTATAGTTTTTGGCATGTTATAAAGTCATTCAATTGCAGTTGTGGTCACGCAAAGTTTGCCACAGAGGTATTTGTGTATAGTTGATCTCAGAGCAGCAGAATTCTTACTACCTACTCATAAATGGATAAATTAAGTGTGACTGTTGATGCAGTAGaaccataaaatataatttaccatAATTTTACCATCAGTAGGCTGCTGGCATGAATTTGTCTCTAGATATAGATCAGTACTTTGCATGTGAGCTATTCTCATACCATTGATATCTAAAAAAGGCATCACAGACCACACACAGACCACCACATGACAATAGCTAACATTATTAATGATTACACTGtgatttttaatcaatttattatCTTCTCTGAAAGTGAGAGGaatagagaacagagagagagaaagcagcCAGTTCTGAATCCTGCCTTGGTAAGaatataacattataaaatattctAGATTCATATAAGAAACCAGAAAATTGCATTAGATTGACACTATAACTGCATGTAAGACATCTCTGCCATTTATTGACAGAATTAGGAGTAAGCAGAAACTTAGACTTTgcggtggcagtggatgtgattcaCATAATTTTTACTAATTCATTTCACACAATACCTCAGAAAAGAACTAACTTGATGTagttcactggtataacccagggccagtgcagttttctgctgataggagcaccaacccaaggtttcaggtaagtaaatatattcactAAGGGTGCCAAAcattgggcacccccaagtggtaaacaacttaccttctcctttaagctacacAAAATTAACAAGATTCATcatgattttaataaatgtatttgtcattTGATACCGATCTTTACTTAGAACAAGCAGTTTGCATGTGGGCTGTTAGACAAACCCGATATCTGAGAAAGGGATCGGAGACCAATCATAGAAGCAACaaagatttaaagaaaaaagtttctACTTTTGCTGTTAAATGATTTGTTATCTCCTCTGTTTCCGAAAGGAATAgacacagagaaagagagagagagaaagcagcTAGTTTTAAAGACTGCCCTGGTAAGGATATAGAATGATAAGCAATATTAGACTTGTATAACAAACAGTAATGAGAATTACACATTACAtaacatatatgtttatttaaattgaGAGTTTATTTGATTAGAAAAATACctctaaaattaaacaaattaaaattttgataaataaggcccaaagtagtgatgagagaatttattcaccagccatggattcactggaaaattccacattttgtgatgtgtgaatttttttgacaaaaaatttttttggaaaaatttgcagaggAAAGCCACcattaagaaaaaatgcccattgattttaatgcattaggacaaaaaagtcgccataagaaatgcattttgtgaatttttcgccggttCACGATTTTTTACATGCATTTGCGAATTTttaggcgaagcaaaacaggacagattcactcataacTAACCCTAAGAGTTTCTAAGTTAAAGCAGTTCCTTATCAATTAATAGAAAGTGCTACTTTGTGGGTAAAATGTGCAGTAATTCTGCAATAATAAATGTTGTGATTTGTGATCATTACAAGGTAGAAAGGAAAGTCACACTGTTGCTTCAAGAACAGGAGGCAAAATACCAGAGCAGAGATGTAGTTTGTTTTTGATGATTCAAAATTGTGCAAAGCCATAAGTTCCATTCAGGATGTTGCCAGAAGTTTTGACTAAATTGTTGAAATGGGCAACAAATTGGCAAATAATGTGCAATGTagttaaatgcaaggttatgcacttgggcacaaataaaataaggggattatttatcaaaatccaaaaattactCATAATTTTcttatttagcaatacatttttccCGAAgatttcctgtgtgggaaaaaacgtaataatattgggaaaaaaattgaaacagaTAAAATTTTCAGAACTGACGCATGAAAACTGGGATTATTGCCCGAaaatcacaaaatctttggattattgcacaaaatcaATCGCAGATCAGGAAATCTTCGAGatttctaccattgacttctacatgaactcagcatgtctgagttggagtattattttgttctgacttttaacaccctagggtttattaaattctgaaaaaattctagttttttattccactaaaaagaactttatttttttgtaatttttgtcatTCAGacagataaataacccctaaatgttaatcatacactaagggacagattttaaGGGTTGAGTaaatttttttgtctcaaaattcacacattcaaattttaatccccctattcgaatgtaaatttgagtgTGAGATGTATAACACCTCGACCCTAGAAACTAACTAACTAATTTGAATAtatgtcacctaaaacctgccgagttcatgtacaagtcaatggcagaggtcccttgagtcatttggagatgttaaagggatcctgtcatcggaaaacatgtatcttttcaaaatgcatcagttaatagtgctgctccagcagaattctgtactgaaatctatttctcaaaagagcaaacagatttttttttatattcaattttgaaatctgacatggggctagacattttctcaatttcccagctgcccctggtcatgtgacttgtgcctgcactttaggagagaaatgctttctggcaggctgctgtttttccttctcaatgtaactgaatgtgtctcagtgagacatgggtttttactaatgagtgttgttcttagatctaccaggcagctgttatcttgtgttagggagctgttatctggttaccttcccattgttcttttgtttggctgctgggggagggggaagggagggggtaatatcactccaacttgcagtacagcagtaaagagtgattgaagtttatcagagcacaagtcacatgacttggggcagcaaggaaattgacaatatctttagccccttgtcagatttcaaaattgaatataaaaaaatctgtttgctcttttgagaaatggatttcagtgcagaattctgctggagcagcactattaactgatttgttttgaaaaaaatgtttttcccatgacagtatccctttaatatccttCCTGACAATCCTGACAAAAACtagatttgtatgattcaaattcgatttgaatacaattcaaattttcgggaCGGAACTATacaatcaaatattagacattcaaattttttttcttaaacaacctCCCAGTCGAACTGTTTCGAACCTCCCAGTATACTCACAGTATACTcaaatttacagtaaaaaaattaacaagaatttggaatttggcctttgataaatgggcctccctgtgcTGGTGaaatctttaattaaaaatgatgtaggGGGGTGTTGTAGATACCAGATGTGACCAGCTCTAGGCAGTATTACTGATAATCAGAATTCAGATATTGATAAGATAAGCAATGCCAGAATTACAGAatacagtatttcctttttcaattTGCATTAGGTCTGCAATAGACAAGAAAAGTTACAGTCTATCTCCTAAAGTTGATGACTTTCCCACTGATGTCGATTTAGGAaaattaccaaactaggaaatgaTTGAGTACGTGGCACAAGCAATAAGATTCACGTGTTTCAGCCTAACATTCATTTTAGGAACTGTGGGCAATGGATTAGTCATCTGGATTACAGGATTCAAAATGAAAAAGACGATGACTACGATTTGGTTTCTCAACCTTGGGATTACAGATTTCTCTTTCTGCCTGATTCTTCCTCTGTATATTACTGAATGGGCACTGTGGGGTAACTGGCCCTTTGGTCGGATAATGTGCAAGATTAGCAATTTCTCTACAGCCCTAAATCTGTCTGCAAGTTTGTTATTTTTAACAACAATCAGTATTGATCGCTGTATCTGTATTCTGTACCCAATATGGTCAAGAAACCACAGAACTTCCAGGTTAGCAGCAATCATCTCAGCAATCATCTGGCTCGTCTCTATGGCTGCCTattcccctttaattttgttAATCGATAATATAAATGACAGCAATTTTTCTGAATGTTCTTTAACAAATGGAGCCTGGGAAAACGTAACCATTATTGATTTTGAGACTTCCCTTCTAAGGTTCCAAGCAATGATCATTACTAGATTTGTGTTCAGCTTCCTGATCCCCTTATCCATCATTGTTGTTTGCTATGGGCTCATTGCATTCAGAGTGAGAAAAAGCAGCAGAATCCCCGGGTCGACTCGAACCCTAAAAATCATAATTACAACTGTCCTTT
This sequence is a window from Xenopus laevis strain J_2021 chromosome 7S, Xenopus_laevis_v10.1, whole genome shotgun sequence. Protein-coding genes within it:
- the LOC121396178 gene encoding N-formyl peptide receptor 2-like — protein: MIEYVAQAIRFTCFSLTFILGTVGNGLVIWITGFKMKKTMTTIWFLNLGITDFSFCLILPLYITEWALWGNWPFGRIMCKISNFSTALNLSASLLFLTTISIDRCICILYPIWSRNHRTSRLAAIISAIIWLVSMAAYSPLILLIDNINDSNFSECSLTNGAWENVTIIDFETSLLRFQAMIITRFVFSFLIPLSIIVVCYGLIAFRVRKSSRIPGSTRTLKIIITTVLCFFFCWAPYFVLPIIYIAGHYKLSHHHFLLNELAICLAFGNSCLNPIIYVFTGRDFKQILRKSIPFLLESPFNERNDPPEIPEENGIL